The proteins below are encoded in one region of Hordeum vulgare subsp. vulgare chromosome 3H, MorexV3_pseudomolecules_assembly, whole genome shotgun sequence:
- the LOC123443782 gene encoding serine/threonine-protein phosphatase 6 regulatory subunit 3-like isoform X2, with protein sequence MFWRMTGLSAASPVDTILDKENFTLEELLDEDEIIQECKALNTRLINFLRDKAQVEQLLRYVVEEVPDDAEKKRSFKFPFIACEIFTCEIDVILRTLVEDEELMDLLFSFVKPDHPHSTLLSGYFSKVVICLMLRKTAPLMNYVQEHPEIVVQLVDLIGITSVMEVLIRLIGADETIYSNYADTMQWLENTDVLGMIADKFSSSDSPEVHANAAEILCAVTRCAPPSLAAKICSPSFVGRLFCHALEGSRPKSVLVHSLSVCISLLDPKRLASASYQAFRSNVSHGALVTASPETVDGMLESLGNLLNLLDTSAAENVLPTTYGCLRPPLGKHRLKIVEFISVLLTVGSETAEQELISQSAIKRSIDLFFEYPYNNFLHHHVENIIVSCLEGKRTELVEHVLNECDIVGKILAADKLSSLSTESNGPTVPSEGKTPSKIGNVGHMTRIANKLIQLGNSNSTIQTHLQGNSEWVEWQTDVLVRRNEVENVYHWACGRPTSLHDRGRDSDDDDFRDRDYDVAALANNLSQAFRYGIYSNDDIEEAQGSLERDDEDVYFDDESAEVVISSLRLGDDPDGSLFTNSNWFTFDGERGINDRLAASIPSSSPNSEEASTDIEEVDDGEAIGTEDQMETLGLGNGPAKEADDDAECTKQANLNSENEQLESAEGTKRQPDVSIDGTEVSTDEAASEAAASSAPATETQAERTVDKPAGSSDLDNPISEASPDPDVNVSNLAGSALSSQQAVLNEDVEVPIKTDAVVDTETKTDTVVETDAVGDVGVKADAVDEVPSKEVSAVDVEAKTGAAEANE encoded by the exons atgtTTTGGCGCATGACCGGTCTCTCCGCGGCCTCGCCC GTGGATACAATCCTAGACAAGGAAAATTTTACACTTGAAGAACTTCTTGACGAGGATGAAATTATTCAAGAGTGCAAAGCACTGAACACCCGACTCATAAATTT CCTGCGTGACAAGGCCCAGGTCGAACAATTGCTTCGTTATGTTGTTGAAGAAGTTCCGGATGATGCTGAAAAAAAGCGCTCTTTCAA GTTCCCTTTCATTGCTTGTGAGATATTTACTTGTGAAATCGATGTCATTTTGAGGACCCTAGTAGAGGATGAAGAG TTAATGGATTTGCTTTTCTCATTTGTGAAACCTGATCATCCACACAGCACATTATTATCTGGTTACTTCAGTAAG GTGGTAATTTGTTTGATGCTGCGGAAGACTGCCCCATTAATGAATTATGTTCAG GAGCATCCAGAGATCGTTGTCCAACTTGTCGACCTGATTGGGATCACATCTGTAATGGAG GTGCTGATACGTCTGATTGGTGCTGATGAGACCATATATTCAAACTATGCTGATACAATGCAGTGGTTAGAAAATACAGATGTTCTTGGAATGATCGCAGATAAGTTTAGCTCATCG GACTCTCCTGAAGTGCATGCCAATGCTGCCGAAATTCTTTGTGCTGTGACTCGATGTGCACCTCCATCTCTCGCTGCAAAAATATGCAGTCCAAG TTTTGTTGGGAGGTTGTTCTGCCATGCCCTTGAAGGATCAAGACCCAAGTCTGTGCTGGTTCATTCATTGTCAGTGTGCATATCTTTACTGGACCCAAAAAGATTGGCATCAGCTTCCTATCAAGCATTCAGAAGCAATGTAAGTCATGGGGCATTGGTCACTGCCAGTCCTGAGACAGTTGATGGTATGCTCGAGAGTCTAG GTAATTTGCTGAACTTATTGGACACCTCTGCTGCTGAAAATGTTTTGCCTACAACTTATGGATGTTTACGCCCACCTCTGGGGAAACATCGACTGAAG ATTGTGGAGTTCATCTCTGTTTTGCTGACAGTTGGTAGTGAAACTGCTGAACAAGAGCTGATCAGCCAATCGGCAATAAAGCGCTCCATTGACCTATTCTTTGA GTACCCGTACAACAACTTTTTGCACCATCATGTCGAGAATATAATTGTTTCTTGCCTGGAGGGTAAAAGAACAGAACTTGTCGAGCATGTTCTTAATGAATGTGACATTGTTGGTAAAATTCTTGCTGCCGACAAGCTTTCTTCTTTGTCAACAGAGTCTAATGGG CCTACTGTGCCGTCTGAAGGGAAAACCCCTTCAAAAATTGGGAATGTTGGTCACATGACAAGAATAGCCAATAAACTCATTCAGTTGGGAAATAGTAATAGCACAATCCAGACTCACCTGCAG GGTAACAGTGAGTGGGTTGAATGGCAGACAGATGTTCTGGTCAGGCGAAATGAGGTGGAGAATGTTTATCATTGGGCTTGTGG ACGGCCAACCTCGCTTCATGACCGTGGTAGGGATAGTGATGATGACGACTTCCGAGACAGGGATTATGATGTTGCAGCTCTGGCCAATAACTTGAGCCAGGCATTCCGCTATGGGATATACAGCAATGATGACATTGAAGAG GCGCAAGGGTCACTTGAACGGGATGATGAG GATGTCTATTTTGATGACGAATCAGCTGAGGTGGTAATATCTTCCCTGCGTCTGGGAGATGATCCGGACGG TTCCCTCTTTACAAATTCAAATTGGTTCACGTTTGATGGAGAGAGAGGTATCAATGACCGTTTAGCTGCCTCTATTCCTTCGTCCTCACCCAACTCTGAGGAGGCTTCCACAGACatcgaggaagttgatgatggtgaagcAATTGGCACTGAGGATCAGATGGAAACCTTGGGTCTTGGAAATGGCCCTGCTAAGGAGGCAGACGATGATGCAGAATGTACCAAACAGGCAAATTTGAACAGTGAGAATGAACAACTAGAAAGTGCAGAAGGTACCAAGCGGCAACCGGATGTTTCAATTGATGGTACCGAAGTTAGCACCGATGAAGCTGCCTCTGAAGCAGCTGCATCTTCAGCCCCAGCTACTGAGACACAGGCAGAGAGAACAGTAGATAAACCAGCTGGCTCATCTGATTTGGACAATCCTATCTCTGAAGCTTCACCAGATCCTGATGTCAATGTGAGTAATTTGGCAGGCTCTGCATTATCTTCCCAGCAAGCTGTCCTTAACGAAGATGTTGAGGTACCAATCAAGACTGATGCAGTTGTGGATACTGAAACGAAAACTGATACAGTTGTGGAAACTGACGCAGTCGGGGATGTTGGAGTGAAAGCTGATGCAGTCGATGAGGTACCAAGCAAGGAAGTATCTGCCGTGGATGTTGAAGCTAAAACTGGCGCAGCAGAAGCAAATGAGTGA
- the LOC123443782 gene encoding serine/threonine-protein phosphatase 6 regulatory subunit 3-like isoform X1, producing MFWRMTGLSAASPVDTILDKENFTLEELLDEDEIIQECKALNTRLINFLRDKAQVEQLLRYVVEEVPDDAEKKRSFKFPFIACEIFTCEIDVILRTLVEDEELMDLLFSFVKPDHPHSTLLSGYFSKVVICLMLRKTAPLMNYVQEHPEIVVQLVDLIGITSVMEVLIRLIGADETIYSNYADTMQWLENTDVLGMIADKFSSSDSPEVHANAAEILCAVTRCAPPSLAAKICSPSFVGRLFCHALEGSRPKSVLVHSLSVCISLLDPKRLASASYQAFRSNVSHGALVTASPETVDGMLESLGNLLNLLDTSAAENVLPTTYGCLRPPLGKHRLKIVEFISVLLTVGSETAEQELISQSAIKRSIDLFFEYPYNNFLHHHVENIIVSCLEGKRTELVEHVLNECDIVGKILAADKLSSLSTESNGPTVPSEGKTPSKIGNVGHMTRIANKLIQLGNSNSTIQTHLQGNSEWVEWQTDVLVRRNEVENVYHWACGRPTSLHDRGRDSDDDDFRDRDYDVAALANNLSQAFRYGIYSNDDIEEAQGSLERDDEDVYFDDESAEVVISSLRLGDDPDGSSLFTNSNWFTFDGERGINDRLAASIPSSSPNSEEASTDIEEVDDGEAIGTEDQMETLGLGNGPAKEADDDAECTKQANLNSENEQLESAEGTKRQPDVSIDGTEVSTDEAASEAAASSAPATETQAERTVDKPAGSSDLDNPISEASPDPDVNVSNLAGSALSSQQAVLNEDVEVPIKTDAVVDTETKTDTVVETDAVGDVGVKADAVDEVPSKEVSAVDVEAKTGAAEANE from the exons atgtTTTGGCGCATGACCGGTCTCTCCGCGGCCTCGCCC GTGGATACAATCCTAGACAAGGAAAATTTTACACTTGAAGAACTTCTTGACGAGGATGAAATTATTCAAGAGTGCAAAGCACTGAACACCCGACTCATAAATTT CCTGCGTGACAAGGCCCAGGTCGAACAATTGCTTCGTTATGTTGTTGAAGAAGTTCCGGATGATGCTGAAAAAAAGCGCTCTTTCAA GTTCCCTTTCATTGCTTGTGAGATATTTACTTGTGAAATCGATGTCATTTTGAGGACCCTAGTAGAGGATGAAGAG TTAATGGATTTGCTTTTCTCATTTGTGAAACCTGATCATCCACACAGCACATTATTATCTGGTTACTTCAGTAAG GTGGTAATTTGTTTGATGCTGCGGAAGACTGCCCCATTAATGAATTATGTTCAG GAGCATCCAGAGATCGTTGTCCAACTTGTCGACCTGATTGGGATCACATCTGTAATGGAG GTGCTGATACGTCTGATTGGTGCTGATGAGACCATATATTCAAACTATGCTGATACAATGCAGTGGTTAGAAAATACAGATGTTCTTGGAATGATCGCAGATAAGTTTAGCTCATCG GACTCTCCTGAAGTGCATGCCAATGCTGCCGAAATTCTTTGTGCTGTGACTCGATGTGCACCTCCATCTCTCGCTGCAAAAATATGCAGTCCAAG TTTTGTTGGGAGGTTGTTCTGCCATGCCCTTGAAGGATCAAGACCCAAGTCTGTGCTGGTTCATTCATTGTCAGTGTGCATATCTTTACTGGACCCAAAAAGATTGGCATCAGCTTCCTATCAAGCATTCAGAAGCAATGTAAGTCATGGGGCATTGGTCACTGCCAGTCCTGAGACAGTTGATGGTATGCTCGAGAGTCTAG GTAATTTGCTGAACTTATTGGACACCTCTGCTGCTGAAAATGTTTTGCCTACAACTTATGGATGTTTACGCCCACCTCTGGGGAAACATCGACTGAAG ATTGTGGAGTTCATCTCTGTTTTGCTGACAGTTGGTAGTGAAACTGCTGAACAAGAGCTGATCAGCCAATCGGCAATAAAGCGCTCCATTGACCTATTCTTTGA GTACCCGTACAACAACTTTTTGCACCATCATGTCGAGAATATAATTGTTTCTTGCCTGGAGGGTAAAAGAACAGAACTTGTCGAGCATGTTCTTAATGAATGTGACATTGTTGGTAAAATTCTTGCTGCCGACAAGCTTTCTTCTTTGTCAACAGAGTCTAATGGG CCTACTGTGCCGTCTGAAGGGAAAACCCCTTCAAAAATTGGGAATGTTGGTCACATGACAAGAATAGCCAATAAACTCATTCAGTTGGGAAATAGTAATAGCACAATCCAGACTCACCTGCAG GGTAACAGTGAGTGGGTTGAATGGCAGACAGATGTTCTGGTCAGGCGAAATGAGGTGGAGAATGTTTATCATTGGGCTTGTGG ACGGCCAACCTCGCTTCATGACCGTGGTAGGGATAGTGATGATGACGACTTCCGAGACAGGGATTATGATGTTGCAGCTCTGGCCAATAACTTGAGCCAGGCATTCCGCTATGGGATATACAGCAATGATGACATTGAAGAG GCGCAAGGGTCACTTGAACGGGATGATGAG GATGTCTATTTTGATGACGAATCAGCTGAGGTGGTAATATCTTCCCTGCGTCTGGGAGATGATCCGGACGG CAGTTCCCTCTTTACAAATTCAAATTGGTTCACGTTTGATGGAGAGAGAGGTATCAATGACCGTTTAGCTGCCTCTATTCCTTCGTCCTCACCCAACTCTGAGGAGGCTTCCACAGACatcgaggaagttgatgatggtgaagcAATTGGCACTGAGGATCAGATGGAAACCTTGGGTCTTGGAAATGGCCCTGCTAAGGAGGCAGACGATGATGCAGAATGTACCAAACAGGCAAATTTGAACAGTGAGAATGAACAACTAGAAAGTGCAGAAGGTACCAAGCGGCAACCGGATGTTTCAATTGATGGTACCGAAGTTAGCACCGATGAAGCTGCCTCTGAAGCAGCTGCATCTTCAGCCCCAGCTACTGAGACACAGGCAGAGAGAACAGTAGATAAACCAGCTGGCTCATCTGATTTGGACAATCCTATCTCTGAAGCTTCACCAGATCCTGATGTCAATGTGAGTAATTTGGCAGGCTCTGCATTATCTTCCCAGCAAGCTGTCCTTAACGAAGATGTTGAGGTACCAATCAAGACTGATGCAGTTGTGGATACTGAAACGAAAACTGATACAGTTGTGGAAACTGACGCAGTCGGGGATGTTGGAGTGAAAGCTGATGCAGTCGATGAGGTACCAAGCAAGGAAGTATCTGCCGTGGATGTTGAAGCTAAAACTGGCGCAGCAGAAGCAAATGAGTGA